One candidate division WOR-3 bacterium genomic window, GGTCTTTTTCAGAAAAAATCTTATATTCTCTGCCGTCGACGACAATCGCGCTGTTCTGTACCTTCACATCGGCATTAAATGCTCTGTGAACAGAATCGTATTTTAATAAATGGGCCAATGTCTTTGCATCGGTGATATCATTGATTGCAACTATATCAAATTTTTCATTTTTATATCCTATTCTGAAAACCAGCCTGCCGATTCTTCCAAAACCGTTAATTGCGACCTTTTTCTTCATAGAACCTCCTTCATCGAATCTAATTATAGTCAAATTTCCATAATAGTCAACGGTCACCCATTAACATTGACACAATTTTCAATTTCTGTATAATTGACAATGGCTGATATTGCAAAGGGAGTGAGGGCGTTCACCGTCGGAACGGCTGTCAGCCGTGTCCTCGGTCTGATCAGGGAATCGGTCTTTGCTTATCTTTTTGGTGCGGGAATGGCGACCGACGCATTCAACGCCGCATTCCGCATTCCCAACCTCTTCAGGGATCTTTTTGCGGAGACCGCACTCTCCGCCGCTTTCATTCCGGTATTAACCGAAGAAAAGCAGAAGGGAAAAGAACAGCAGAATCTTCTTGCCAGCAATGTCTTCAATATCTTACTCATTACTGCTGGAATTGTTGTTGTCGCAGGAATAATCTTTTCTCCTTATATCGTCAGAATCGTCGCCTTTGGCTTCGGTTCGATCCCTGATAAAATAGATTTGACGGCGCGGCTCACCGCAGTGATCTTTCCGTTCCTGCTCTTCATCGCCTTTGCCGCCTGGGCAATGGGTTATCTCAATACCGAACAGGAATTTTTTGTACCATCACTGGCACCCGCCTTCTTCAATATCTTTTCAATCGCGGTTCCGGTCATCCTCTTCAGTTATCTGGTCAACCAGGGGGTTGAACCGATCTTCGGAATGGCGATAGGGGTCCTGCTCGGCGGCCTGATGCAATTCTCTGTTCAACTGCCGATGCTGTTTAAAAAAGGATTTCATTATCGATTCCATCTGAGTTTCACCGACCCGAATATTAAAAGGATATTCAAACTCTTTTTACCGGTGGCGATCGGACTGGCGGCGTCCCGTATAAATGTCACGGTGGACACGATCTTGATCTCGCTGCTCCAGGAACGAAGTATGACCTGGCTCAATTATGCCTTCAGAATCATGCATCTGCCCCTGGGCCTCTTCGGTATCGCCGTGGGAACCGTCGCTCTGCCGACACTGTCTCAGTGTGTCGCTGCTGAAGACCATACCGCAGTGAAAGAAACATTCTTCGACTCGCTGAAATTGGTCTTCTTCCTCACGGTATACGCCGGAATCATCATCGCCTTTTTGTCATATCCGATCACGAAAATAATCTATGAAAGGGGTAAATTTACACCCTTTGACACCTGGGCCACGACCCAGGCTTTGATTCTCTATGTGATCGGGATTCCCTTTATCGCGGGGATACGTAATGTCGCGGCGGTCTTCTATGCCTACAAAGACGCCAGAACTCCGATGTATGCAAGTTTTGCCGCGGTCGGAGTCAATATCATCCTGAATCTCATCCTGATGCGATTCATCGGTTTCAGGGCATTTCCCCTTTCCACCACGATCTCTTCTTTCTTGAATCTTTCCATCCTGTTCTACTTCTTGCCTGGAAAGATCGGCGGATTTAAAACAGCACCTTTGATAAAGTATTTTATCTTCCTGCTCATCGCCTCGGGTGCAGCCGGTTTTCTAAGTCTGGGCCTGAATAAGTATCTGACGACCATCATCGGTCTTTCTTTCGCCGGTCAGGCAGTCACCCTGCTGTTGAGTGTAGTATCTTCTTTTATTCTCTTCTATCTTATCTGCCTTATGCTGGGGGTCAAAGAGGTAAAAGACTATATAAGAAGACTCACAAGTATGAAAAAAT contains:
- the murJ gene encoding murein biosynthesis integral membrane protein MurJ, translating into MADIAKGVRAFTVGTAVSRVLGLIRESVFAYLFGAGMATDAFNAAFRIPNLFRDLFAETALSAAFIPVLTEEKQKGKEQQNLLASNVFNILLITAGIVVVAGIIFSPYIVRIVAFGFGSIPDKIDLTARLTAVIFPFLLFIAFAAWAMGYLNTEQEFFVPSLAPAFFNIFSIAVPVILFSYLVNQGVEPIFGMAIGVLLGGLMQFSVQLPMLFKKGFHYRFHLSFTDPNIKRIFKLFLPVAIGLAASRINVTVDTILISLLQERSMTWLNYAFRIMHLPLGLFGIAVGTVALPTLSQCVAAEDHTAVKETFFDSLKLVFFLTVYAGIIIAFLSYPITKIIYERGKFTPFDTWATTQALILYVIGIPFIAGIRNVAAVFYAYKDARTPMYASFAAVGVNIILNLILMRFIGFRAFPLSTTISSFLNLSILFYFLPGKIGGFKTAPLIKYFIFLLIASGAAGFLSLGLNKYLTTIIGLSFAGQAVTLLLSVVSSFILFYLICLMLGVKEVKDYIRRLTSMKK